Below is a genomic region from Scomber scombrus chromosome 3, fScoSco1.1, whole genome shotgun sequence.
ATATAACTCATGTTAAGATCTTCTATTTTACCCATCACAAGCTAAATATATTGTGCTGTACATTATGTGATTTAAGATGTTACACAGCTGTTCACTTACATGGATGAAAGATTATTTAGCATAGCATTTCACCACAaataagatacatttttaattagtaggaaataaaaacaaaaaagccaaTGTAATTGTctaaaacatgtaataaaaactgtaatttagGAAAAATGCAGCAAATCCAAAATACCAGTTCAATAATCATTATGAATACAACATAAAAGGTAAGGTGCTACAACATACAATAGTgcaactacaaaaaaaaaaaaatacaaaaaagtccAATTTATTCGAGTGATATCCCCGACAGCATAGCACTGGAATGATTCTGATGGTCCCACTCCTCTCTAAATAACTGCTCTCCCTAGTGTACAATAACTGTCACTACACTAAAAGACTATCAAATAAACCTAATAAGGCTGATAACATTTGTAACTTCCAATTCATTACTTATATTAACAAGTTGTACTGTGAGGTCAAATCCTACATCAGCATAATGCAATACTGTCATTCGAAACACTATAATCCTGAATCGACCACTGCAGTCAAGCACTtgaaacaaaaattaaataaataaataaattgggaTTACAGACAAgatgttttaaatgactttattgAAGTATGAATTGGCAAGCACAAAGAACAAGTGAGCTCAGTGTACGGACGTGATGCTGAGCCAATTAACAGATACATATGTACAAAACACACGACTGCACAAGTGCAACTTCATTTTCACTCCGTTCTGAGGTGCATTTCAGGTACAAAAATAACAGgagattgtttttcatttgcagGATCTCGAAAGAAATACATACACAGCGAGAGATCCTTGATAGGCATTCCAATGAAAAGATGCATTGTGTCTCCTTTTCAAGTTTGAAATTGTTCACGAGGAATGTTGTTAAAAGATTACTTGAATGTTATATAGTGAATTACTGATAGTGAATACATATAAACTGACACGATGTTGATGAATGGAACACATGGCCTGTTTTTGTCAAAACATTCAATACTTCATTGGCACCGTAAAAACATCAGTGAGGGATACAGTGGAGGAAATATTGACTTTTTGTTATCAAATTGTAATTATGTGACACGTAAAAGAGATTCAAATAACTCAAATTGTACTAATAACCCTTCTGAGACAAAAAGCAGTCAGGTTCATTATTGGGGACATGCCTTTCTCATATTTACAAACGGGAGATAGAAGTGGCACAAGAAATGAAGTAAATTTACATTGATACTAAAATGGTagtacatatatacatatgtgataataaaaaaaaaaactgaccaaACAGAGTCAGTTTcatgaagaagaggaggctctggctaaaatacaacattaaactGCCTGTATGAGAGAGTTTCAGGAGTGCAGCAGTTTCTTTACTTTGATTGCTTGGTGCTCACAGGAGTTATGATTGTTTATAATCACTGGCGTTTGGCCTTGTAAGGTCTTGAGCGTTTCCTGCGATCAGGCTTCCTCTGTTTGTGCAAGCGGCCGATGCTCACTCCCTGCCGACGACgcactgaaatgttttgctCCACGAGGCTGGCCAGCATGCCTGCagaagatacacacacagaattaaataaggaacaaagaaatgatgaaaacacCAACAAACAACAGATTTTTTAGCCTgtaagtcatttttttgtttatgtctgatggtgaaaaatgttaattgtcttttttttcttcttgttatttTTGGGTGAATTATGCAAGTGTGTGCAGTAATGTCATACCTGCAGTGTTAATAGGAAAAAGTGGTTCTGTATGCATTTCTGATTGGATAGGTATAACTGGTAATACTCTGAACCTTAattaaaaatggagaaaatggtAATTCTTCCGTTATTCTATcttgtcataaaaaaatattcatattcaaacAATTAGGCATATTCCTATAGGGAGTAATAAGGCTTTTTGTTTTGGGGATGCTCACTACTCTGCACTTGTGAcagtctctttttgttttttcccccttcagtGCAACACTTACCTCAGACTTTCAGTACAAAAAACATCCATAAATATGGTGTGATGTGAAAAACCTCAGATGTGGGCAGTGTGTGGACACCACCAGAGTGCAGGACGTTGTAGGTagtaaataaaagaagaggaggTAGTGATCTTTACTTACCTTCCTGGGCCAGCATTGATATAAAGGTGCAGATGAACTCATCATAATTATGGGTCCTCCTCTGATCATCAAtctgaacaaatgaaaaaaatatattttgattgaAAGCTCATTTTAAAAACCAATGCCTCCTACAAAGATATTTGATTGGTTCTAGGTAAACAAAACCTActttgtatttctttctcttttctactTCCTCCTTTAGATACACCTCATAATTGGCAATGTCTGCCTCGACGCACTTGAGCAGTGCAAGCAGCTCCTGCAAGAGACAGAGTAAGATgaactgctgtgtttgtttattatatatttctagcATACAGCTCCTTAATTGGCAGCACTACTGTAATATAAAACAATCTTGGCAGACTGATGGCAGAGTAAGATACATACTACAGTACATTACAGCACTAGGAATTTTTCTGGACTTACTTTGGGTGAGTACTTATCCCCAGGGGGCTTGCTGTCCGTAGCAGTTTCCGTAGCGTTAAGCTTTTCCTTACTGGGTTTCACCTCTGCTCCATCTttgctctcctcttctttcaccTCTACTGATGGTCCCTCATCTCCCTTGTTTACTTCTTCCTTTGGTGCTTTGAGGCCTGCTTGCTCTTTGTCTTTTATCTTCTCAGGAGTGGAAGGCTGCTTGGTGCCATCAGCAGCTAAATCTGCTGTACAGACAATAGACAGTCTGTCAAAACTACAAAACACCAACTCTTTATTATCATACTGTTTACTTCTACTGTCTTAAATGATTACAATTCCTAATGTCAAGTGACAGGATCAGATTGTTACTTCAGCAGAGGCCTTTAAACCACATGTAAAAATAACATGGATGAAAGCCTTTTGTACAGACCAGATGGAGGAAGAGCATAGATGACTCCGTCCTCCTGCAGATGTAGCAAGGCCATGCTGACAGAGGGACCCAGTTCTCTTACAGCACGGTTATGTCTGGAGTCTAGCCTCAGCATCTCATCTTCTCCAAACAGCACACGAGACAGATGGGAAGCCACTGGACTGGACGGGCGCGTGGCGGCCTGGGAGCGTGCAGGCGAGCGCAGCGGGGAGTTGAAGGCACTGCCGATCTCAGAAGCTGTGTCGGTACTTTCGTTGCTGGGTGTGGGGGAAGGCTGTGAAGCAGATGTGATACAGATGCCCCCGGTGCGGCCCTCTGTGCGTACTGAAAGAGGTGTGTTTAGGGCATCTTTCCTTTGGACCTCCTTTTTCAGTTTCTCAGCCAGGACACTCAGGGCAATCTGGCTTTCCATTCCAGTCCCAACACGTCCTGTTCGTGAACGTAGGCTGGCCTTCCGcctaaatctttaaaaaaaaaaagttaacataAATGCTAGAGCTTAAGCTTGAGGAGCGTAAAAATTACCTAAGCTAAATCTATCAAAGCAACAATTTTTTGACTTTAAGCAGCCTTCAGTCAGGTCACAATAGGTCCCACTTTACAATACTAACCTGTTTGATGTGCCTGCAGATCCAGTTacttcctcatcctcatcctcatagTCATCTTCGTCATCAGAATACGGTGGTTTGGGAGGGCCCGGTATCCGAGAGCGACCAGCTCCAGCAGCTagatcctcctcttcctgccaATCAGAGAATCTTCAATAAATACTCAGAGAAAATTTGTTTACAGCCACAAAAATGATTAATGgaccaaagaaaaaaattgtatctgagaaaaagaaagacaattaaagttttaatttttacaGAATAATATTGGAGGCCGATGGAGAGCAGAGTGAGATCTGCCTAACTTGCTGGAAGTTTATTTTCATGGAAACAAAATTAGCATACTCCAAAATTTTGACGGACGCAAACatcaaatacatacagtatttctcAAATCTGAGTAGAATCCTGACAAGGGaaacaatacattaataaacCATTAGTTGATTGACTGAACACACTGTAAATCTACAACTTCATACCAGTTCTAATTCAATTCTACtaaactgattaatcaattaagtttttaagcaaaaatgccttAAATTTGTTCATTCAAGTATCAGAATCATAAAGATTTaccacttttttattttctcaaatgATTATTAATATCTATCTAAGAAAATTATTATTTGCAGCCCCCAAACACAACCCTAATCATACATTACAACCAAAGCATCTAAAGTTATTTATAGGCCAAAACTCGGGAAGAATCTGGTTCACACTGGTAAGTGATGAACAAGTGTCCTTTCTAAGCCAGGACCTTCACACCCCACTTCCCATCATACCTGCATTGGAGATTTAGCATAGTTGTGGTTGTCTAGGAAGGCAGGCAGGCGTTGAACAATAGGGTTGGGACTGGTGACTTGCTGGGAGCCTCCTCCTGCAGGGACTGGTGGTTTTCCCATGACCTTAGTGTTTCCTGAACGACTTGGGGCATCTTTAGACTGACCTCCTGACTCGTCCACTGAATCTAAAACaggagtaaatgtatttaaatgcatcAGTTAAATGTTTGTGATAAATCCTGCCACAATTTacaagacaaataaatacatttaagaaaaaaagactgggGGATAAAAGCTGCCTGAAGCACCTGAAGAAGCCTGATCAGCCCCTTGTGATGTAACTGGCTCCACATCTGCCTCCTTCTTGATTGTAGCGGTGCTATCGCCAGGAGAGGAAGAGTCCTGCTGCTTCTTGTCATGGACCAGCTCAGGTTGGGTGAGCCGGATCATCTGAAGATATGAGAAAATTTTTTAATAACCCTCCCAAAAGCACTTTGTCAGCAGACATGATTAGGGGGAGCGGGCTTGGATAAATTCTGACAGCTCTTAATTTCCCTTAAAAATTCCATTTGAAGACAAAATATTGCCACGCAGTATGAAAAACTGTTTACTATGACATGTTGTGgcaaaagttattaaaattaatccattttttttaaatatgaggtTGAACAAAGTGACAGTTCACAGTCATCTTAATGCCTATTCTCTCTGGCTCACTTAATTTAATCATCTAAACACACAgctttcatgtgtttgttgaaGACACTAAAGAGCTGTGGGACTGCGATCTGCCTGGGATGAGACTTCTATCAGTTCCTGACCTTCTGTAGACCCTCCAGAACTGTCTGTCGATTCCTCTTCAAAATTTCCAGTTTGGACTCGTACTTCATCCTGCGGTCAGGCACCACTGCCATCAGGTTGAAGCGGATGTCATGGTACGGCTCACTGAGAAAGAGGGGAGCCGTAGCATGAGAATGAAGCCATGAGGGGCTTATGTGGAAGTTGAACCTCCTCTGCTTACAAACTGGTTTAAGACTCACCCAGCAGTGGCCAGTCCAATCCTCTCCATGATAACTCGCCGAGCTTTATCAgtccattcctcctcctctccccagGGCCCTGAAATATAGTGTAATATTATAGTTTCTTAAAAATATGAGTGTTTCGCGACAGCAGAAATTAACAAAACATCACTAAAGGCATTTATACAGCTCCAAGGAAAGAAAAGCCTTAGAATTATACTttcttgtaaataaatgtgtttagaTAACAATCAGTTTGCTTGGCCTTTTCTAGAAGAACACTCCAACATCGATTAGGGGCTTTGGGAGCAAAAGGtcccttttttattcatttcattcattttggaCTAAACAGCCAGTGAGTCTATGATTGAAGATTTCAGGCTATGCACTGTAGGGGTTGAGGTGTATGAACACTGCTACCTGAAAAGTGGCTTGAAATCAAATCAATCTTGAATGTAGTAACCAGAATAAAGATTGTGACAAAGTAGTACAAGTAAGTACTGCATCAGTATATACTCTTACCGTGGTCAATGGGGTAAGCCTTGAGTCCATCGAGCTCAAAGAGGCGGTCTTTGATGGGCACATAGCTGACAAAGTGAAAGGCTTCCATGGTGCGTACTGCACTGATCCCATTCTGTTTCTCTGGCAGGTGTCTGGGCTCCGGTCTCCatagaaacacagaaagagagctTGAGAAACTGATCAATGCACAAAGCCTGACATCTCCTTGAGGGTGGCAGACCAATCACAcacgttttttttctccacagaaTCAGATCCACTTCGAAATGTAACAAGGAACCACTGACTGAAACTTACCTGGCATGGCTGTTATGTGCTCTGGCAAGCTCGGGGGCATTTCCTATTGCATAACCTTTactctggaaaaaaacaacatgaaaattGAAAGTTAAACATGACAGTAGGTTGGGCGAGAGAGAGCATACAAGTGAGCAATTCAGACCACATTTGCATTCCATGCGGCTAATTATGCTTTGTCCCCTCCTAACTTTTTCAGCCCCTAAATGGATttaggaggagatgaggagcaAGAAGATGCTCCCAGAGGAGCTTGGAGCGAGGAACCATAACTGCAGACATTTTTCTTAAACAGACAGTTACACCCTATTCAATCAAAATCTAGTTATTGATTGAACAGCTGATCTGGTGGAACAGTGAAGAACATGCTGGACTGCTGTGGAAAGAGCATTACTGTGATATTAATATTGCATCATTATAATACTGCAGATTAAGTAATCTACCTGTGGAAACGATACTATCAATAGCTCTATAGttattcataaattaaaaatattacatcTGTGTAAAATCTGAATCATGAAAATagtcttttctccttttttttcataagcccaaatacttttattttcttatcgTGCGTTCCAAGGCCATCTTGGTTCATCCAGGAAAAACATTCAGCTCTACAGTGATATACAGCTGaagttattatcatcatcactatGATTTCAGCCTAAGCCTGAAAAGTACGTTGTACTCTCTGTTGCTGCCAGCTGTAAATCTAATTTTAAATGTAGCTGTTTTTATGGTTTCCTGACATCCACTCTGTTACTTCAGTAATGCACATTTTAATCTTGCTAATTTGTGTCATTTCTATCAGTCACATTCTGTGATGCTGCAATAGATTTATAATTGGTATAATAGTAGCAGTCATCAGGCCCCAAGTGCTTGtcttttaaacttaaataagTTACCGTTACGTATTTCTACACATTTGACAATTGAGATTCTGCGCATCATGAGTAATCGCAATCTCCTAAAAATGATGCTGAAGGAAGGGACGATGTTCGGTTTAGTAAACAGTTCCTCTGTCCTGGGGTCTCTTccttgtgtctctctctctctctctctcatcccttcccttctcatctctctctccttctcatcCCATGTCAGCCAAATAAAAATCAACCCCAGAAGGTCACAGCTAATgcatggattttaaaaaattatgttaaaaGTAATATAACTAGATGGATAAGCTTGGAAATCTATGTCCATTTTTTGGAGCTGTCCACTCTAATACATTTAATCTAAAAATAGATGCTTCTTTCCTAACCgattttcactctttctttatAGATCCTATATAGGTTTTGTCAAATTACTATGATCTCTCAACATGTTGCagccaaatgaaaaacaaatctgaGAGCTGACTGTCAAAtagaaactgaagaaaaagcACGCTAGTAAATTACACTAGAAATAACAGACATACATGAGTGAGTGTGGGGTCATCTTACCTCTGGACTAAAGCCTTTTGTGAAAGCCTTCATGCGACTAAGAGTGGTGCCGAGCTCAACGCCACTGCAGTTCAGAAGCACACTCAGCAAGGCATGGGTAGCACATGAATTTGGTATCAGCTGTATAGAAAAATTACAGCATAAACACCCAATAAGTCAGGACAATAATCAATTAAGAGCAACATTACATTAGGGACAGCAGTACTAAGCTCTGAAACTTAAAAGCTCCTAAATAATCTAGTgtaatttcaataaataaatcagtttgtTCAGTAATCATTCAGAAAGCTACACATGATTACAATAACTAATAACTTACCTGGTGAGCAAAGAACATATCATTTACAATTTCCTCATCAATGACAGAGGTTTCATCCACCAAAGTGTTAACTTTCCTCCTGGATCGACGTTCCTCAATCCACTTGAACAGGAAGATGAAGCCATAGACAGGGCTGAAACAAAGAATTAAGTACAAATACTTTTCAACATGAAGTTGCTGAAGTCCAAAAAAAGTGCAGGAGCTTCATTATAACAACAGACAACCCAAGCATTAATTCGTACATAAACTGTAGTTAAAATTTTGGATACACTTTCTCCTTCAAGTGAATGGGATGGTTTCATTGGTAGCTACTGCTCACCAGACAGATTTAATGTTACATACCTTTGACATTTGCTTTGCAGGTCATATATTTCCTCTACTTGGACTCCTTTGACTCCTACAGACCACAACAAATCTCGGTTTTACCACGATTGCTTTCACCATCACATAAATACAAGATTCAAATTCTGGTGCTTTCTGCAATATTGTGTCTTTTTTCCACATTGCAGCAATACGAAAGGTTTCTTGAAATGaaatactcaccaaaatcttCGACCAGCAGAGTGAACAGTCCTGaaattgtaaaacatttaattcagtGTTACTCGTCCATATTAATGCAGTATGTTGTCTTCTCTGAGATGATGGATCGAGTAACCTTCATTTTTAAGAAGACAATACTCTTTAACATTACAATTCGCCATGTTCATATGTTCTGTTGAGTTTTAAAGTCGAGCTGCTTAAGAAGCTAAACTGTCCATCTGGCTTTACGTAGAAGCTAGCGTTAGTTAGCTGAGCTGAAATCTCTCACCTGGGTCACTCTCGAGCTCCAGCCAGCCTTTATTCATCTTTGCATTTGTCCGCAGTTGACTAATATTAAGAGACTAAGATGTTTTCCAGTCCATGTCCAACACAGGAGTAATAATAGTTAACGACACCGCTGCTGTATCCATTCACGACACAACACTGCAGCTCAAGATAAACACAATAGACAGGCCGCCTACAATCAACGTCATCAAATTACGACGACGGTCGCAAAAAAGTCCGACCCGCGACTTCCTGTAGTCCGAACAAGAGCTTCCTGTAGTCCTAAAGAAGagctatttgtttgtttgtttagtattatttattttgtgtattaactgtgataacacatttaaaacaataccCGTTATTAGTTAAGTAACAGTGAGGAAAACATAgattaacaacaaaaaacagaatcGTGATAATTGTAAATAATGAACACAATTCACATCATAAactagagcctgactgatatttGATTTTTAGCAATTATCCCTCAAATATGGTTATCAAACATTTGTGACAAAGATGTGCAATGGAGGCCGTGATATTTaacaattaaacaataaatattattgtgtaaaattacatcagtgcactgaaactaTAATTAgctctgaattaaaaaaaaaaaaaaaacccacaaaggacaaaaaaaagcatgcaTATAATAAACCTGAGTTAATAAAGTATACTATGATCAAGTATActaaaaatgctgcttatatgactttttttcaaagtatttatatatcagcatatattggacaacatatctgtgataggtcaatatctgCTGATAATATTGGTTCCCTGATCTATTGGTCAGGCTCTACTATAAACACTGTAATTATCTCTCTATGGTGATTATTAgttatgggtttttttgttttttaaattgctacttttctcattttttttaaacatataacatgaaaatattaaatattaattaaatatttagggCAATTGTAACACCAATCAGACAACCTGTTCAGACCATGATGATATTAGTACATAATTTTACTCAAACTTTTAATAACcattttctcttattctttcttatttttctatttatttatttatttgtttttatttattttattttattgtattttatctttattttttgacaCTTTGCTTCGTTGACGGGCTTTCCTCAAACCGGAACCCTGGGTCGGATTCACCTCTTTGGGGGGGGGACGAAATTTATGGTCAcactgggggggaaaaagggtAAATTAGCAGCGTTTATCGGTTGATTTACACGGTTACTGCAGGTATTAATTGATCGGTCGGTGTGTGCAGTAACAGAGGGGCTTTTCTTGAGGAGAGCAGCGTAGACTCGGACAGGTGAGCACAGCAGCCTCAGCCGGATGTTTGTGTTAGCAGAGAGTCTAATTCAGGCTAGCTTTAGCTTCGGGAGCGATACACCTACTCAATATTAGATTGGTATCCTGCTACCACAGAGAAGGAAAACAACTGGTTGGTTGAGGAAAGCTGATTTTCTGCCGGTCCGAGTTACAATTAATCAGCCTGTTTCACTTCCACTGGTGGACAAAGGACGTGAATTTGACGTTGTAAATGGTCGTTTATTGTTGTATAATTGGCTAACTAGCATGTTAGTGTGCTGACTCAGCCAGGGGAAACAATAGTAATTACCTTTTATGCAATGAGCTCAACAGTCCATCTAACGACAGGTGCTTGGTGGTTAATGTAACCTAACAATAACAACACCACAGACAGAATAGCTGCAGATGTAGCTTTGTGCTACTAGCTTAGCTGCCTCCTCCATCCTCGGCTGCTGAGCCATAACTAATATATGGGTCACGTCATGTGCAACGTAAACTCTGACTTTACAGCATTGTTTTCAGCACTGATCAATACTTACATCCCATCAACTATGAAATCAGATGTCTgacattcagtgtgtgtgatgtatacTTATGTAAACTATCACTTCTAGTTTAATTTGGTTAGACTTTAAAAAAGGGGTCACTTAGGTACAGTATGTACACCTACACTTGTAAAGTCccctgatttaaaaaaaaaagtgcttttccCCTTGCTCtctcagttggatgtttgaggttcactgtacagaatgatgtatgtacaATTTgccactagaaggctgttttcacattcatctgctgaaagggCTAATTTAATATCTTACTTTAAGAGGTTGACCTACAAACATGATTTGTGATCTTACAAATACGTCAAATAgtcaatcctggtccaatattcaacttacagaATAGTGATgcggaaacttgaagcctccactgcacaaacactgagaattgGCTTTACAGACAAAAGATAAAGAAGTAGGGGAAGTTATTATAAgaattttaacaagataattgaaTTTTGTatgtggaaaaacacataattagagtattttatttatttttatattattttatatatttgtatacatTATATTATCTTAGAACATGTCTGCAGGCAATCTTTGAATACTTACCTTCCGGACATGAAGTTTCCAGCCTCAACCTCAACATATCTAATGTACTCCAGCTATTTAGTATTGCACTTGCTAGAGTTTGTGGGAATTTTCAGAgactattttaaaataaaataaataaataaatataaataataa
It encodes:
- the bap1 gene encoding ubiquitin carboxyl-terminal hydrolase BAP1 isoform X1, whose product is MNKGWLELESDPGLFTLLVEDFGVKGVQVEEIYDLQSKCQSPVYGFIFLFKWIEERRSRRKVNTLVDETSVIDEEIVNDMFFAHQLIPNSCATHALLSVLLNCSGVELGTTLSRMKAFTKGFSPESKGYAIGNAPELARAHNSHARPEPRHLPEKQNGISAVRTMEAFHFVSYVPIKDRLFELDGLKAYPIDHGPWGEEEEWTDKARRVIMERIGLATAGEPYHDIRFNLMAVVPDRRMKYESKLEILKRNRQTVLEGLQKMIRLTQPELVHDKKQQDSSSPGDSTATIKKEADVEPVTSQGADQASSDSVDESGGQSKDAPSRSGNTKVMGKPPVPAGGGSQQVTSPNPIVQRLPAFLDNHNYAKSPMQEEEDLAAGAGRSRIPGPPKPPYSDDEDDYEDEDEEVTGSAGTSNRFRRKASLRSRTGRVGTGMESQIALSVLAEKLKKEVQRKDALNTPLSVRTEGRTGGICITSASQPSPTPSNESTDTASEIGSAFNSPLRSPARSQAATRPSSPVASHLSRVLFGEDEMLRLDSRHNRAVRELGPSVSMALLHLQEDGVIYALPPSADLAADGTKQPSTPEKIKDKEQAGLKAPKEEVNKGDEGPSVEVKEEESKDGAEVKPSKEKLNATETATDSKPPGDKYSPKELLALLKCVEADIANYEVYLKEEVEKRKKYKIDDQRRTHNYDEFICTFISMLAQEGMLASLVEQNISVRRRQGVSIGRLHKQRKPDRRKRSRPYKAKRQ
- the bap1 gene encoding ubiquitin carboxyl-terminal hydrolase BAP1 isoform X2; this encodes MNKGWLELESDPGLFTLLVEDFGVKGVQVEEIYDLQSKCQSPVYGFIFLFKWIEERRSRRKVNTLVDETSVIDEEIVNDMFFAHQLIPNSCATHALLSVLLNCSGVELGTTLSRMKAFTKGFSPESKGYAIGNAPELARAHNSHARPEPRHLPEKQNGISAVRTMEAFHFVSYVPIKDRLFELDGLKAYPIDHGPWGEEEEWTDKARRVIMERIGLATAGEPYHDIRFNLMAVVPDRRMKYESKLEILKRNRQTVLEGLQKMIRLTQPELVHDKKQQDSSSPGDSTATIKKEADVEPVTSQGADQASSVDESGGQSKDAPSRSGNTKVMGKPPVPAGGGSQQVTSPNPIVQRLPAFLDNHNYAKSPMQEEEDLAAGAGRSRIPGPPKPPYSDDEDDYEDEDEEVTGSAGTSNRFRRKASLRSRTGRVGTGMESQIALSVLAEKLKKEVQRKDALNTPLSVRTEGRTGGICITSASQPSPTPSNESTDTASEIGSAFNSPLRSPARSQAATRPSSPVASHLSRVLFGEDEMLRLDSRHNRAVRELGPSVSMALLHLQEDGVIYALPPSADLAADGTKQPSTPEKIKDKEQAGLKAPKEEVNKGDEGPSVEVKEEESKDGAEVKPSKEKLNATETATDSKPPGDKYSPKELLALLKCVEADIANYEVYLKEEVEKRKKYKIDDQRRTHNYDEFICTFISMLAQEGMLASLVEQNISVRRRQGVSIGRLHKQRKPDRRKRSRPYKAKRQ